In Methanobacterium paludis, the following proteins share a genomic window:
- a CDS encoding ExbD/TolR family protein has protein sequence MPLDTKRYKNRLRRNKAQVNLVPLIDVIFTILIFLMVTSSFQAATQTSTTSGKPEVSQTSGTSEYYLIPVAGLKNVTVNGVDMSQDIKNGAIAVHTDVIDEGEIVIKSKEGAIIITTPTGMSPEEAVTTPSS, from the coding sequence ATGCCATTGGATACAAAAAGATACAAGAACAGATTAAGACGCAACAAAGCTCAGGTTAATTTAGTTCCACTCATAGATGTTATTTTTACAATCCTCATATTTTTAATGGTGACAAGCAGTTTTCAGGCCGCCACCCAAACCAGCACCACCTCCGGCAAACCTGAAGTATCACAAACCAGCGGAACCTCAGAATACTACCTTATTCCTGTTGCTGGTCTCAAAAATGTTACAGTAAATGGAGTGGATATGTCACAGGATATTAAAAATGGGGCAATTGCAGTACACACAGACGTTATAGACGAAGGGGAGATCGTGATAAAATCAAAAGAGGGCGCAATCATCATTACAACACCAACTGGAATGTCTCCTGAAGAGGCTGTAACAACTCCAAGCTCTTGA